Proteins encoded by one window of Terriglobales bacterium:
- the rpmE gene encoding 50S ribosomal protein L31 has translation MKAAIHPAYHEVRVHCACGNTFTTRSTHKGDIHLEICSNCHPFFTGKQKLVDTAGRVERFRRKYAKTEQK, from the coding sequence ATGAAGGCTGCCATCCATCCGGCTTACCACGAAGTCCGCGTGCACTGCGCCTGCGGCAACACCTTTACCACCCGCTCCACCCACAAGGGCGACATCCACCTCGAGATCTGCTCCAACTGCCACCCCTTCTTCACCGGCAAGCAGAAGCTGGTGGACACCGCCGGGCGCGTCGAGCGCTTCCGCCGCAAGTACGCCAAGACCGAGCAGAAGTGA
- a CDS encoding HU family DNA-binding protein: MNKADLVERAAASAGITKAQAGSAIDAVVDGVTGALKKGDRVTLVGFGTFSTSARKARTGRNPQTGKPIKIAAKRVAKFTAGAELKKSVNKR; encoded by the coding sequence ATGAACAAAGCCGATCTGGTCGAACGCGCCGCAGCTTCCGCCGGTATCACCAAGGCTCAAGCCGGCTCTGCCATCGACGCCGTCGTCGACGGCGTCACCGGCGCCCTTAAGAAGGGCGACCGCGTCACCTTAGTAGGGTTCGGGACCTTCTCTACTTCCGCGCGCAAAGCCCGCACCGGGCGCAACCCGCAAACCGGCAAGCCCATCAAGATCGCCGCCAAGCGCGTTGCCAAATTCACCGCCGGCGCGGAGCTCAAGAAATCCGTCAACAAGCGCTGA